The Micromonospora sp. WMMD961 genome has a segment encoding these proteins:
- a CDS encoding NAD(P)-dependent alcohol dehydrogenase, with amino-acid sequence MKAIVQDRYGPSETLSLADVDTPVPAPDEVLVRVEAAALNAYDWHVMRGDPRVARLALGRSRPRARIRGRDFAGRVEAVGSRVREIHPGDAVFGDLGEANGAFAEYVCVSENLVTAKPANLTPQQAAALPLAGVTALMGLDAGQVRPGHRVLVNGASGGVGTLAVQLATVLGATVTAVCSTRNVDLVRSLGAEHVVDYTRDDFARDARRYEMVFDLVGNRSLRALRRVLTPTGTLVLSGGGVFRGGSLIGPIGLIARGRLLAPFVRHRIVVLTAVPGRRHLDTLRAYAETGRLTPVIDRSYPLHEVPKAMRYLEDEHARAKVVITV; translated from the coding sequence ATGAAGGCGATCGTCCAGGACCGGTACGGGCCATCCGAAACGCTCAGCCTCGCGGATGTGGACACGCCGGTGCCCGCCCCCGACGAGGTGCTCGTGCGGGTCGAGGCCGCCGCGCTCAACGCGTACGACTGGCACGTCATGCGGGGCGATCCGCGGGTGGCCCGCCTGGCGCTGGGGCGGTCCCGGCCCCGGGCGCGTATCCGTGGGCGGGACTTCGCCGGGCGGGTCGAGGCCGTCGGTTCCCGCGTTCGGGAGATCCACCCGGGCGACGCCGTCTTCGGCGATCTCGGCGAGGCCAACGGCGCGTTCGCGGAGTACGTGTGCGTATCCGAGAACCTGGTCACGGCGAAGCCGGCGAACCTGACCCCGCAGCAGGCCGCCGCCCTGCCGTTGGCCGGCGTCACCGCGCTCATGGGCCTGGACGCCGGGCAGGTCCGGCCCGGCCACCGCGTCCTGGTCAACGGCGCCTCCGGTGGGGTCGGCACTCTCGCCGTCCAGCTGGCCACGGTGCTCGGCGCGACAGTGACCGCCGTCTGCAGCACCCGCAACGTCGACCTGGTCCGTTCCCTCGGTGCCGAGCACGTCGTCGACTACACCCGTGACGACTTCGCCCGCGACGCCCGCCGCTACGAGATGGTGTTCGACCTGGTCGGCAACCGTTCCCTGCGGGCGCTGCGGCGGGTGCTGACCCCGACCGGGACGCTGGTGCTCTCCGGCGGAGGCGTGTTCCGCGGCGGCAGCCTCATCGGGCCGATCGGCCTGATCGCGCGCGGGCGGCTGCTGGCGCCCTTCGTCCGGCACCGCATCGTCGTCCTCACTGCCGTGCCCGGTCGGCGGCACCTCGACACGCTGCGCGCGTACGCCGAAACCGGCCGTCTCACCCCGGTCATCGACCGGAGTTATCCCCTGCACGAGGTACCGAAGGCGATGCGGTACCTCGAAGACGAGCACGCCCGGGCCAAGGTCGTCATCACCGTCTGA